A window from Zingiber officinale cultivar Zhangliang chromosome 7A, Zo_v1.1, whole genome shotgun sequence encodes these proteins:
- the LOC121999837 gene encoding uncharacterized protein LOC121999837: MLYARVAVALLLGFVAWVYKDFVQPPPPRICGRPLAPPVTAPRIVLNDGRHLAYKESGATKDEAKYKIIAVHGFDSTRDSFPASQELLVELGIYLLTFDRAGYGESDPNPKRSVKSEAFDIEELADKLEIGDKFYLVGISMGAYAAWSCLSYIPHRLRGVALVVPAINYWWRSLPAETAAEAYGKLARQDRWAFRIAHYLPFFFHGWMTQKWFDASAVSTGNPIVLSEEDKKIRERANKEEQITGFKKIARQQGAFESAYRDIMVVFSNWEFDPTDIVDPFPNNDGSVHIWQGSEDKIVQKEVQRYIAMKLPWIHYHENPEGHLFFYEEHWHRKILEELLVRHDYSGDRNLIHKK; this comes from the exons ATGTTATACGCCAGAGTAGCAGTAGCCTTGCTGCTTGGTTTTGTCGCCTGGGTTTACAAGGACTTTGTTCAACCTCCCCCTCCAAGGATCTGTGGCCGACCGCTGGCTCCGCCTGTCACCGCTCCCAGGATTGTGCTTAACGATGGAAGGCACCTCGCCTACAAGGAATCAGGGGCAACCAAGGACGAGGCTAAATACAAGATCATCGCGGTCCATGGCTTTGATTCAACCAGAGACTCGTTCCCTGCATCCCAA GAGTTGTTAGTTGAACTGGGGATCTATTTGTTGACATTCGATCGAGCAGGGTACGGCGAGAGCGATCCGAATCCAAAGCGCAGTGTCAAAAGCGAGGCATTCGACATCGAGGAACTCGCGGATAAGCTGGAGATCGGGGACAAGTTTTACCTGGTCGGAATTTCCATGGGGGCTTATGCTGCATGGAGCTGCCTCTCCTACATACCGCACAG ATTACGAGGAGTAGCGCTTGTTGTGCCGGCGATCAACTACTGGTGGCGGTCTCTCCCTGCCGAGACAGCGGCAGAGGCATACGGCAAATTGGCGAGACAGGATCGATGGGCATTTCGAATCGCGCACTATCTGCCATTCTTTTTCCATGGTTGGATGACTCAGAAATGGTTCGATGCTTCTGCTGTTTCCACAGGAAACCCGATCGTGTTATCTGAGGAGGACAAGAAAATCAGAGAGAGAGCCAACAAGGAAGAACAAATAACTGGA TTCAAGAAGATAGCAAGGCAACAAGGTGCCTTTGAATCCGCCTACCGGGATATAATGGTCGTCTTCAGCAACTGGGAATTCGATCCCACGGATATCGTCGATCCCTTCCCTAACAACGACGGCTCCGTCCACATTTGGCAGGGCAGTGAAGATAAGATCGTTCAGAAGGAGGTGCAACGCTACATCGCGATGAAGCTTCCTTGGATACATTATCATGAGAATCCTGAGGGGCACTTATTCTTCTACGAGGAGCATTGGCATCGCAAAATACTCGAAGAACTTCTAGTTCGTCACGATTACTCCGGGGATCGGAATCTGATTCATAAGAAATAA